A genomic stretch from Hydrogenimonas thermophila includes:
- a CDS encoding SIR2 family protein has protein sequence MLFYLKSQTERVSNEEIEQLINEGQYEEVAQLLYENLGHMRFNELLENEYSLDKEEIKGSVNFLPFAFKESHIVTTNFDNVIKNVYEDNRFNFSDTIYGFDEDEIAKFLNDEYRLLIKLHGKANYHRKRILTKEEYEKFYSEHNLKLTLEKIMHNTLLFIGCSLNTDRTIKTMEEIIQENHSLPKHYVFLQMNDIETKEDIEERLAKANIFPVWYDDEEHDESIEAFLLLLTEGTLYDN, from the coding sequence ATGCTATTTTATTTAAAATCTCAAACTGAAAGAGTATCTAATGAAGAAATAGAACAATTGATAAATGAAGGTCAATATGAAGAAGTTGCACAATTACTTTATGAGAATTTAGGTCATATGAGATTTAATGAATTATTAGAAAATGAATATAGTTTAGATAAAGAAGAAATAAAAGGTAGTGTCAATTTTTTACCTTTTGCATTTAAAGAATCACATATAGTTACTACCAATTTTGATAATGTTATTAAAAATGTATATGAAGATAATAGATTTAATTTTTCTGATACTATTTATGGATTTGATGAAGATGAAATAGCAAAATTTTTAAATGATGAATATAGATTGTTAATAAAGTTGCATGGAAAAGCTAATTATCATAGAAAAAGAATATTAACAAAAGAAGAATATGAAAAATTTTATAGTGAACATAATTTAAAGTTAACTCTTGAAAAAATAATGCACAATACTTTACTGTTTATAGGGTGTAGTTTAAATACTGATAGAACTATCAAAACAATGGAAGAGATAATACAAGAAAACCATTCTTTACCAAAACATTATGTTTTTTTACAAATGAATGATATTGAAACAAAAGAAGATATCGAAGAGAGATTAGCAAAAGCAAATATATTCCCAGTTTGGTATGATGATGAAGAACATGATGAATCAATTGAAGCTTTTTTATTGTTGCTAACAGAAGGAACATTATATGATAACTGA